The DNA region CTTTTATGTTCGGAATCACAGGGCAGTTTAATGTATAGTTTAGCCCTTCATTAATACCCTTTTCAAAGTATCTACCTGTTCCAGGGAAAAGAAAAGTGGGGTGCTCATGGATTGAAAAATAAAATACTTTATTATCGCTATAAAAGATGTCTTGAGTACCATTACCATGGTGAACATCTACATCAATTATTAGTATATTTTTTAAGTTCCAATAATGAATTAAATAGTTTGCAGTTACAGCAACATTATTAATAAAACAAAAACCCATAGCGTAATCTCTACCAGCGTGATGCGAAGGAGGCCTACCTGCAATAAATATCTTTTCAAACATATTGTTCATAACAAGATCTGCTGCATAGATAGATGAGTAAGCGTGAAACAATGCTACATCATAAGTTCTTTTACATATGGCATTGTCTTGATGTATAAAATATTTGTTGTTTCTTTTACAATAAACATTAAGGAGTTCCAGGTAGTGTTTTGAATGTGTTAGTAGAATAGTATCAAAATTTTCCTTTGGTTTAACTCTT from Deferribacterota bacterium includes:
- a CDS encoding histone deacetylase yields the protein MKTSTGFLYHPFFLRHNTGSEHPEHHSRLKYLYRYIENSYLVKDGYVELIRVKPKENFDTILLTHSKHYLELLNVYCKRNNKYFIHQDNAICKRTYDVALFHAYSSIYAADLVMNNMFEKIFIAGRPPSHHAGRDYAMGFCFINNVAVTANYLIHYWNLKNILIIDVDVHHGNGTQDIFYSDNKVFYFSIHEHPTFLFPGTGRYFEKGINEGLNYTLNCPVIPNIKDDEYIYIFKKNCEKILDTFKPEIILVSAGYDTHINDEMSHLELSTEGITEIYSLIGSYAAKYCNGKLLLFLEGGYNIDSLCECVHNTLEVISKGGKHVCF